Genomic window (Plasmodium knowlesi strain H genome assembly, chromosome: 9):
GCTTCTGCCCCTTCAATAACTACAGTAGGTCCCGCCGACCCCGCTCCCCAACTTCCTGATGGTGGTACCGCTGGAGTAAATGGTCATAGTGGTGCTGGTGTGGGTGGCGTGGAAGGAGTTGGTACACCTGTTGCTAATGGTAGTCTAGCTACTCCAGGATCTCCTACTAGCGGCGGTGGCACCGGTGGTGGGGGAGGTGGATCCTCTGGAGGTGGTAGTGATGGTAGCACTATTACTGGTACTGGTGCTGGTCAAGGACCAGGTCAAAGTCCTGGTTCACCACTACCACCACCTCAAGAAGAGCCACCCCCACCTCCTCCACCACAACAACAGCAACCTCCTTCTCCTGTCGTTCAACCAGCACCAGCCCCTGCTCCCATTACCGTTAATGGTGGTGGCACCGGTACTGGTAGTAGTGAACCTGATGCTTCTAGTGCTGGCAGTCCGGGGGGACCTCAAGCAAATCCTTCAGCACCCCACGGTAGTGGTGGTAGTGGTAGTCAACCTACTGGTGCGGTTTTACCTGGTGGTGCAGGTGGTGGTGTCCCGGGGGTCGGTACTCCAGGAGCGACCGCTGATGGTGACAGTAATGGTCCGGGTGTTGGTGGTGCTGGTACTCCAGCAGCCCCAGCAGCGGCTGCTGCGGCAGCAGGACCGAATGGTGCTGGTGCCACAGCGGATGATGGACCTTCTGTTGGTCAAGTACTGGGGGCTTTGGGAAGAGGAATTTCTAACATATTGGGCTCAATATTTTCGAATGCACTGTCCCCCCTTGTACATGTCACCACAGTTCCCTCCGCCCTTCTCGATTCAGTTTCCCGTTCAGCTGGTCCCGTTATAAAAATAGCTCATAAAGCTGCGGAAGCTGCAAAAGCTGCAAAAGATGCTCTTTTTCCCGTTAATGGTGGAGGTGCTGATACTTCACGAACTTCTCCTGCTGATGATGCAAGTACTGGTGGTACTGCAAGTACTGGTGCTGCTGCAAGTACTGGTGCTGCTGCTGATCCAGGATCTCCTGCTGGGGGCGGTGGTACcggtggtggtggtagtgGTCTCAGTGGTACCACAACGAGTGACGGTAGTCCAGGCGCACCTGAAGCGAATCCTGTCCCCACTACTCCAAATATTACATCCGTGGAGCCACACATCACGCCTGTTACAACATCAACACATGTATCATCGCCAACATCACCAGTAATAACGACGCATGTAACATCATCACAGCATCCACCATCACCAACATCACCATTAACACCTATTTCAACGGGAGCTGGCACTGCTGGCGGAAAAGGACGTCAGAGCAGGACATCACATGGAGGTAGAACTCCACATGGCCCGAAGGTTGTAGAATGGGATATAAGGAATGTAAAGGATGTTATTATCCCGTATATTCCAATAATTCCTGTTGTATTAGGTGTTTCTGTAtttggtttccttttttttaaggtaaggaacaaaaacacatttttaacaataaatgtatgcaaaacacaactgtattgtgtaattaactataatgtatgcatatatattttgtgtaattaactataatgtatgcatatataattctgtgtaattaactataatgtatgcatatataattctgtgtaattaactataatgtatgcatatatattttgtgtaattaactataatgtatgcatatatatattttgtgtaattaactataatgtgtCATTATataattgataaaattgtttgttctttttgtcATCGCACCCTAAATAatcatctttctttttttttttttgccccttctGTTGCAGTATTTTGGATTTTCTGCTCGGCAAAAACGACGTTCCCGACGTGCGCCACAAATACCGAGGAGTCCTCCCCCTTTGGAAGAACATATGGAAAAAGGCGCTCTAACCATATCTTATGCACCTTCTCAGTATTATATGGTTAGAAGACGCCATCCTCTATTTAGTAACGAAAAGCAGCGAGCAAAAAAACATATCTTAAAAGGAATAAGCGAAAAAACTGTTATTCATGTTCACTTGGAGGAAGTAAATGAATACAAGAACCAAGAACAAAACTATGCGTCGTCGCCATTAATGGATAAAGtcgattttcttcaaatcatCGTGGAGGAATTTATGGGATCCGCATAACTACAAGCAgcgggggagaaaaaaaaagaaaaaaaagaaaaaaaaaaaacggttcCATGTAAAATAGGACGGAATAGTTCTGCAAACAAAATACCCCTTCATCGGCTATAATTGGctgtttgataatttttttttgcgaaattcGAACAATGTATCAAAATGGGTACTTGCACCGTATGTGTGCGTGCGGGCGCGGTGCAAGCCGTTTCGCACGTTTCTCTTCTTCGTATTtttgcaacaaaaaaaagaagaaggaggtggGTTATTCTTTACACACCTTTCCTTTGCACTTGTGCATGCTTCGCAAGGCGAATATGCTACCACGCaatgcaaaatttttttttttttttttttgtttggctaatatatattttttttctatgacaacaattttttctgtaattacaatttattttttttttgtgacaacaattttctttcttttttttgtgtgactataatttcttttttttttttttttttttttttttatcttttggCTAATTTTCTCTGTGACAAAATTTGTTTaacgatatatttttttttctttgtgacaactttatttttttaggcacgctatactttttttttgaatacattttggacaaattattaaatcacgatatatatatttttttctttaacagcaatttttttttccttgtgacaaatttattattaaaatacgatatatatatttttcctttgatagcaatttttttctgtgtgacAAATTTGTTAGTAGggcacattatttttttcttcttttggaCAATTTCATTCGTcgccacattttttttttttttgtgtaaatttGCCTTCGTGCGCACATGAAAATATCCGTGGCAGTTGGCGGAACAGCAACAGATGTGTCGTATCTCGTTTGCACTTTTCTGCTGCGCGATGTGCGTGATATGCGCGATATGCGTGGTACAATCGacataaaaatgtgcatacacttttttacggagttatcatttaaaatagtgttcacatttaaagctgtgcatacacttctttacggagttatcatctTAAcgggtttacatttaactggttgacatttaactgtgttcacatttaactggttctcATTTAactgtcttcacatttaactagttcacatttaaagctgtgtttgcacaatttttttacgcagtttttcatctaaaactgtgcaatacattttttacggagttatcatttaaaacggtgtttatattttacgtagttttcattttaactggttgacatttaactggttaacatttaactggttcccatttaaagctgtgtttgcacattttatgcagtttttcatctaaaacagtgcaatacattttttacggagttatcattttaacgggttcccatttaactgattcacatttaaaactgtgtttgcacattttatgcagtttttcatctaaaacagtgcaatacattttttacggagttatcattttaacgggttcccatttaaagctgtgtttgcacattttatgcagtttttcatctaaaacagtgcaatacattttttacggagttatcattttaacgggttcccatttaactggttcccatttaactggttcccatttaaatggtttacatttaattgtgtttgcacattttatgcagtttttcatctaaaacagtgcaatacattttttacggagttatcattttaacgggttcccatttaactggttcccatttaactggttcccatttaaatggtttacatttaattgtgtttgcacattttatgcagtttttcatctaaaacagtgcaatacattttttacggagttatcattttaacgggttcccatttaactggttcccatttaactggttcccatttaactggttcccttttaactggttcccatttaactggttcccttttaactggttcccatttaactggttcccatttaaatggtttacatttaaatggtttacatttaattgtgtttgcacattgtatgcagtttttcatctataACGTTGTTAACATTTTAcgcagttatcattttaacgggTTCACATTTCATgcagtttccatttaactggttgacatttcatgcagtttccatttaactggttgacatttaactgtgttcacaccTCACTGTGTtcgtgcatttttttttacgcagttttcatctaaaactgtgcatacatttttttacggagttatcatttaaaatggtgttcacttttaactgtgttcacatttaactagttcacatttaactgtgttcacatttaactgtgttcacatttaattggttcacatttaactgtgtttatacttaattgtgttcacatttaacggtgttcgtacaattttttttatgcagtttccatttaaaattgtgcatacacttttttacggagttatcatttaaaatggtgtttacattttacgtagttatcattttaacgggttcacatttaaaactgtgttcgcacaattttttttaaggcagtttccatctaaaactgtgcaaacacttttttacggagttatcatttaaaacggtgttcacattttacgtagttatcattttaactagttcacatttaattgtgttcacatttaactgcgttcgcacatttaatgcagtttttacGATGTCTTACATATGTTTGTGAGtttatgtagaaaaaaaaaaaaaaggaatgaaaaaaaaaaaaaagaaaaaaaaagaaataattaaagaggaacgaaaaataaaagaaaaaaaaaaaaaaaaaaaaaaatatatagcaGTCCACAATCTTCAGTAAAAAtaatccccccttttttttttttttggtgtaaaTTTCATAGGCatgatatatatttaaaatttttcccttttgttacATTTCCTCCTAGCTCGCCAGTAGTAAAATGCTAATAGAGCACATAACATTATGGGTCCCACTATTGTTAGAGCACCGAGTACTATAATGGTACCCGTTGAAGGGCCCGTGGCCGTACCCGTACTCCCACCTGTAACTGGGTTCTGCAGGAATATTGTTGAGTTCACGCTAATGAAGCACATAAATAGTGCGCAACAAACTAAAATTCCcaatattaataataatatacttCTATGTTTCATAGCACGacgacaaaaaatttttttacaaattttttgaaatttatcctttacattttttgcttctctTGGGTTGTTGCACCGTGCCGAATAGGCATGCAATTCCCGTAATGAGGCAAAAGGATCCTCACAGGGAAAAGttcctcccccttcctttttaagggAAGGACGATAATCCCCATAACCCTTATGGGGAACATGTGGTCCATCACATCCTAAAGTCTTTGCACGATCATTTCCATTATTTATATCTTCCTCTGATGAATATAAACCGCTTCCATCCGATACATCATCATCATGTTTTAATGTGCTTAATGCACTCAcctaaacaaaaaaacatatatacatatacatatatatatatagataaaatatgaatattTAAGGAATAgtctaaggaaaaaagggggggaaagatttccttccccccctttccccttttttccttttccttttcctttttccttcctttcctttcatagcatactaaaccctgaaccctaaactctcctatacactgaacccttaaccctaacccctgaac
Coding sequences:
- a CDS encoding SICAvar, type II, yielding MEDFKYFAEFIKEWLAEKGKGGMTADILLKRVKEKVKDMLDDIEEKSDHEKALCDIHGTDGQPILMEKNEKDLCKILIRLFYWIARLRQRGSKEGSSTGKWIWDKIQMTDSTEEHVQDYLRCIIGKILIVKILAAQCDTSKVVPIVQNAVGETIKEKDAQKEHNKCKGMDFKSLSMGQKFFWTVIEDGIREDNVKGKNIKELMQKRKCEIGGNALGRGGNNTVDKWKHTLELLGLDNENKMQQLSTDSSTLPKGTLAKALCYMKKGTQEIHEMEEILERMYDDRGGKYKVPKTAGGSEGGMGSTTSAECDTIEDTLSATTPSSVSSVDALLGTSGAAGPNGGPGEAQTTAPAATEPQAGLLPASSIPTSASSSSSSSSSSSSSSSSGAEPTAPDGAGGAGDAGAGVVPGVPGAVPAQPAATASAPSITTVGPADPAPQLPDGGTAGVNGHSGAGVGGVEGVGTPVANGSLATPGSPTSGGGTGGGGGGSSGGGSDGSTITGTGAGQGPGQSPGSPLPPPQEEPPPPPPPQQQQPPSPVVQPAPAPAPITVNGGGTGTGSSEPDASSAGSPGGPQANPSAPHGSGGSGSQPTGAVLPGGAGGGVPGVGTPGATADGDSNGPGVGGAGTPAAPAAAAAAAGPNGAGATADDGPSVGQVLGALGRGISNILGSIFSNALSPLVHVTTVPSALLDSVSRSAGPVIKIAHKAAEAAKAAKDALFPVNGGGADTSRTSPADDASTGGTASTGAAASTGAAADPGSPAGGGGTGGGGSGLSGTTTSDGSPGAPEANPVPTTPNITSVEPHITPVTTSTHVSSPTSPVITTHVTSSQHPPSPTSPLTPISTGAGTAGGKGRQSRTSHGGRTPHGPKVVEWDIRNVKDVIIPYIPIIPVVLGVSVFGFLFFKYFGFSARQKRRSRRAPQIPRSPPPLEEHMEKGALTISYAPSQYYMVRRRHPLFSNEKQRAKKHILKGISEKTVIHVHLEEVNEYKNQEQNYASSPLMDKVDFLQIIVEEFMGSA